The following proteins are encoded in a genomic region of Brachypodium distachyon strain Bd21 chromosome 1, Brachypodium_distachyon_v3.0, whole genome shotgun sequence:
- the LOC100830050 gene encoding imidazole glycerol phosphate synthase hisHF, chloroplastic, with the protein MATGAANHAVPCVAGRSKRRNQQRSPASLSVRASSDANTVTLLDYGAGNVRSVRNAIRHLGFNIRDVRSPEDILTADRLVFPGVGAFGSAMDVLNRTGMADALREYIRRDRPFLGICLGLQLLFDSSEENGPVSGLGVIPGVVRRFDSSEGLIVPHIGWNALQITKDTQLLQGANGYHVYFVHSYHALPSDDNRDWISSTCNYGQSFISSVSMGNIQAVQFHPEKSGATGLSIFEKFLSPNSSGTKAPPRRKASKLAKRVIACLDVRSNDNGDLVVTKGDQYDVRDHSSSKEVRNLGKPVELASQYYIDGADEVSFLNITGFRAFPLGDLPMLEVLRCASEKVFVPLTVGGGIRDFTDASGRYYSSLEVASEYFRSGADKISIGSDAVFAAEAYLQTGVKTGKSSLEQISRVYGNQAVVVSIDPRRVYVKSPDEVQFKTVKVSSKGPLGEEYAWYQCTVSGGRDSRPIGAYELAQAVEELGAGEILLNCIDCDGQGCGFDIDLIKMVSDAVTIPVIASSGAGAVEHFSEVFEKTNASAALAAGIFHRKEVPILAVKEHLVDDGVEVRMQ; encoded by the exons AtggccaccggcgccgccaacCACGCCGTCCCCTGCGTTGCCGGTCGTTCGAAGCGGAGGAACCAACAGCGCAGCCCCGCCTCCCTTTCGGTACGCGCGTCCAGCGATGCCAACA CGGTTACTCTACTGGACTACGGCGCGGGCAACGTCCGCAGCGTGCGCAACGCCATCCGCCACCTCGGCTTCAACATCCGCGACGTGCGGAGCCCTGAGGACATCCTCACCGCCGACCGCCTCGTATTCCCCGGAGTCGGAGCTTTTGGCTCTGCCATGGATGTACTCAACCGCACCGGCATGGCTGACGCGCTTCGCGAGTACATCCGCAGGGACCGCCCCTTCCTCGGCATCTGCCTCGGCCTGCAGCTGCTATTCGACTCAAGCGAGGAGAACGGCCCTG TAAGCGGCCTTGGCGTGATACCTGGAGTCGTCAGGCGATTCGACTCTTCCGAGGGTCTCATAGTGCCCCACATTGGATGGAACGCCCTCCAGATCACCAAGGACACGCAGCTGCTGCAAGGAGCAAATGGCTACCATGTGTACTTTGTTCACTCTTATCACGCTTTGCCT TCAGATGATAACAGAGACTGGATTTCATCGACGTGCAACTACGGTCAGAGCTTCATATCATCTGTCTCGATGGGCAACATTCAGGCAGTTCAGTTTCATCCAGAGAAGAGCGGAG CTACTGGACTTtccatttttgaaaaatttctCAGCCCCAACTCTTCAGGGACGAAG GCCCCACCTCGTAGAAAAGCTTCAAAACTTGCAAAGAGA GTGATAGCATGTCTTGATGTTCGGTCAAATGATAATGGGGATCTCGTGGTAACAAAAGGTGACCAGTATGATGTAAGAGATCATAGTAGTAGCAAAGAG GTAAGAAATCTTGGCAAGCCTGTGGAATTAGCAAGTCAATACTACATAGATGGTGCTGATGAG GTCAGCTTCTTGAATATAACTGGTTTCCGTGCATTTCCGTTGGGTGATTTGCCAATGCTAGAG GTACTACGTTGTGCGTCTGAAAAAGTTTTTGTGCCACTTACAGTTGGTGGAGGTATAAGAGACTTCACAGATGCAAGTGGAAG ATACTATTCAAGCTTGGAAGTAGCATCGGAATATTTCAGGTCTGGTGCTGACAAGATTTCAATTGGGAGCGATGCTGTTTTTGCTGCTGAAGCCTATTTACAGACTGGT GTAAAGACAGGGAAAAGCAGCTTGGAGCAGATTTCTAGAGTATATGGAAATCAg GCTGTAGTTGTAAGTATTGATCCTCGAAGAGTATATGTCAAAAGTCCAGATGAAGTGCAATTTAAAACTGTAAAGGTGTCCAGTAAAG GTCCATTAGGAGAAGAATATGCATGGTACCAGTGCACA GTAAGTGGTGGGCGTGACAGCCGGCCTATAGGAGCATATGAACTAGCACAAGCTGTTGAAGAATTGGGTGCAGGAGAAATACTACTCAACTGCATTGATTGTGATG GTCAGGGCTGTGGATTTGATATAGATTTGATCAAAATGGTGTCGGATGCTGTGACGATTCCTGTCATTGCAAGTAGTGGCGCTGGTGCTGTGGAACATTTTTCTGAAGtctttgagaaaacaaatGCTTCGGCTGCCCTTGCTGCTGGCATTTTCCATCGGAAAGAG GTTCCTATTCTAGCAGTGAAAGAGCATCTGGTAGATGATGGTGTGGAGGTTCGAATGCAGTAA